The following nucleotide sequence is from Novosphingobium sp. KA1.
CGGCGAGGCCGAAACGCAGGCCGCCCGCCGCGCCGGTGCCCGCGTGTTCGGATCGAAACCGGGCGCCTACGGCGCCGGGCTTCAGGCGATGATCGACGAGAAGATCTGGCACGAACGCGGCGATCTGGCCGATGTCTACCTCGACTGGGGCAGCTACGCCTATGGCGGCGGCGTTGAAGGTGATGCCGAGCGCGGCCTGTTCGCCGCGCGCCTCGCCTCGGTCGATGCGGTCGTGCAAAATCAGGACAACCGCGAGCACGACCTGCTCGACAGCGACGACTACTACCAGTTCGAAGGCGGCATCGCCGCCGCCGTCGAACACCTCAAGGGCCGCGCGCCGATCAGTTATCACAACGACCACAGCCGCCCGGAGCGCCCGGTCGTGCGCACGCTGGAAGACGAGATCGGCCGCATCGTGCGCGGGCGCGTCACCAATCCCAAGTGGATCGCGGGCGTCATGCGCCACGGCTACAAGGGCGCGTTCGAGATCGCCGCCTCGGTCGATTACCTCTTTGCCTTTGCCGCCACCACCCACGCGGTGAAGCACCACCATTTCGACGCCGTCCACGCCGCCTTCATCGAGGACGAGGCGGTGCGGGACTTTATGGCGCAGGCCAACCCCGCCGCCTTGCGCGAAACCGCCGCGCGGCTTGCCGAGGCGCTGGAGCGCGGCCTGTGGAAACCCCGATCGAACAGCGCGGGCCTGACGCTCGCGGCCCTTGCAGGAGCATGACCATGGTGCAGCGCAGTGACGAGCAGCACGCCGAGAAGATGAAGAAGAAGCAGGCCGCGCATGACAAGATCATGGCCGGAAAGACGGTCGAGAAGGGCCTGCTGATCGTCCACACCGGCAAGGGCAAGGGCAAGACCACCGCAGCGCTCGGCATGGTGGTGCGCGCCATCGGCCACGGCAAGAAAGTGGGCGTTGTCCAGTTCGTGAAAGGGGCGATGACCACCGGCGAAAAGGTCGTCTTCGATGCCTTCCCGGACAATGTCGAATTCAAGCCGATGGGCGAGGGCTTTACCTGGAACACGCAGGACCGCGCCCGCGACATCGCGCTCGCCCGCGAGGCGTGGGAGGAAGTGAAGCGCATGGTCGCCGATCCGGCCTATGACATGGTGCTGGCCGACGAACTCAACATCGTGCTGCGCTACGACTACCTGCCGCTGGACGAAGTGCTGGATGTGCTGACCGCGCGCGGCGAGATGAAACACGTGCTCGTCACCGGCCGCAATGCGCCCGAGGCGCTGATGGAGGCCGCCGATCTCGTCACCGAGATGACGCTGGTGAAGCACCCGTTCCGCTCCGGCGTGAAGGCGCAGGCGGGCATCGAGTTCTGACCATGCCGCCGCGCTTCGGCCCCGACTTCCAGCAGGAACTGGGCGACCTGCTGGCCTGGCGCCGCGACGTGCGCCATTTCCGCA
It contains:
- the cobO gene encoding cob(I)yrinic acid a,c-diamide adenosyltransferase, coding for MVQRSDEQHAEKMKKKQAAHDKIMAGKTVEKGLLIVHTGKGKGKTTAALGMVVRAIGHGKKVGVVQFVKGAMTTGEKVVFDAFPDNVEFKPMGEGFTWNTQDRARDIALAREAWEEVKRMVADPAYDMVLADELNIVLRYDYLPLDEVLDVLTARGEMKHVLVTGRNAPEALMEAADLVTEMTLVKHPFRSGVKAQAGIEF